From the Euphorbia lathyris chromosome 6, ddEupLath1.1, whole genome shotgun sequence genome, one window contains:
- the LOC136233589 gene encoding LOW QUALITY PROTEIN: uncharacterized protein (The sequence of the model RefSeq protein was modified relative to this genomic sequence to represent the inferred CDS: deleted 1 base in 1 codon; substituted 1 base at 1 genomic stop codon), with amino-acid sequence MRPGRMWNGTSRSADRLGARTDADXNGGVSPGLRNACGDAAASKPELGAKRRGQ; translated from the exons ATGCGCCCCGGTCGGATGTGGAACGGT ACAAGCCGGTCCGCCGATCGGCTCGGGGCGCGGACCGACGCAGATTGAAACGGCGGCGTAAGCCCGGGCCTTCGAAACGCCTGCGGAGATGCCGCCGCATCTAAGCCCGAGCTCGGAGCCAAGAGACGAGGACAATGA